The Roseofilum reptotaenium CS-1145 genome window below encodes:
- a CDS encoding helicase HerA domain-containing protein → MTPLGSVVQGSLSKGLEVRLHPDVSVEEMRVGKFLVIQGRRSRFFCLLTDVTLGTASPRILANPPDPNNFFLQEVLAGSSTYGTLEVTPMLMITPEEQTIAPSRSDSQSNLASFSAQTSVDFTLKPVKTIPSHFSQVYEAQELDFRTVFGWEDDPQRHNFSIGQPVDMEVPICIDLDRFVERSNGIFGKSGTGKSFLARLLLSGIIKQRVGVNLIFDMHSEYGWEAVCEGKTVNTAKGLRQLFPSQVQVYTLDPESAKRRGIRDAQELYLSFEQIEVEDLALVQQELNLSEASLDSALLLKTQLGRNWILQLLNMSNEQIQDFCLDNNGSKSSVTALQRKLNRLTQLKYLRGATRHNPFGQILDTLAAGKHVVIEFGSQANLLSYMLATNMITRRIHQSYVKKAEHFLQTKKSSDRPLPLVITIEEAHRFLDPSISSQTIFGTIAREMRKYFVTLLVVDQRPSGIDKEVMSQMGTRVTALLNDDKDIEAIFTGVSGAGNLRSVLSKLDSKQQALILGHAVPMPVVVQTRPYDQKFYTEVGETAWEDIPDEDIFGAEEAAMSDLGF, encoded by the coding sequence ATGACTCCTCTCGGTTCTGTTGTTCAAGGTTCCCTGTCTAAAGGATTAGAAGTGCGCTTGCATCCCGATGTATCCGTTGAAGAAATGCGAGTGGGCAAGTTTTTGGTGATTCAGGGGAGGCGATCGCGGTTTTTCTGTCTCTTGACTGATGTAACATTGGGAACTGCAAGTCCGCGCATCTTAGCCAATCCCCCCGATCCGAATAACTTCTTTTTGCAAGAAGTATTAGCGGGCAGTAGTACCTACGGAACCCTAGAAGTTACTCCCATGCTGATGATTACCCCAGAAGAACAGACCATTGCTCCATCGCGTTCTGATTCTCAATCCAATTTAGCCTCATTTTCTGCCCAAACTTCTGTTGATTTTACGCTCAAACCGGTTAAAACTATTCCCAGTCACTTTAGCCAAGTGTATGAAGCGCAAGAACTGGACTTCCGCACAGTGTTTGGTTGGGAAGATGACCCCCAGCGTCATAATTTTTCCATAGGTCAACCGGTAGATATGGAGGTTCCAATTTGCATTGACTTAGACCGATTTGTAGAGAGAAGTAACGGTATTTTTGGTAAATCGGGAACCGGGAAATCCTTTTTGGCTCGTTTATTACTGTCTGGCATTATTAAACAGCGAGTTGGAGTTAACTTAATCTTTGATATGCATTCTGAATATGGTTGGGAAGCCGTTTGTGAAGGCAAAACGGTTAATACGGCGAAAGGCTTAAGACAACTGTTTCCGTCCCAAGTTCAGGTGTATACCCTCGATCCAGAATCAGCCAAACGCAGAGGCATTCGAGATGCCCAAGAATTATATTTAAGTTTTGAGCAAATTGAAGTTGAAGATCTGGCTTTAGTGCAACAGGAATTAAACCTATCTGAAGCGAGTTTAGATAGTGCCCTCTTGCTCAAAACTCAATTGGGACGCAATTGGATCTTACAGCTTTTGAACATGAGTAATGAACAGATCCAAGACTTTTGTCTCGATAATAATGGGAGCAAATCCTCCGTTACGGCGCTACAACGAAAACTCAATCGCCTCACCCAACTCAAATATTTAAGGGGAGCCACTCGCCACAATCCGTTTGGGCAAATTCTAGATACATTAGCTGCGGGTAAACATGTGGTGATTGAATTTGGTTCCCAAGCTAATTTACTCTCCTATATGTTAGCCACGAATATGATCACCCGCCGAATTCATCAATCCTATGTGAAGAAAGCTGAACATTTTTTACAGACCAAGAAATCGAGCGATCGCCCCCTGCCCCTCGTGATCACCATCGAAGAAGCTCACCGGTTCCTCGATCCGAGCATCAGTAGCCAAACCATTTTTGGCACGATCGCCAGAGAAATGCGCAAATACTTCGTTACCCTCCTCGTCGTCGATCAACGTCCCTCTGGGATCGATAAGGAAGTAATGTCGCAAATGGGAACCCGTGTAACCGCCTTATTGAATGATGATAAAGATATTGAAGCCATTTTTACCGGTGTTTCTGGAGCCGGAAACCTGCGATCGGTTCTCTCGAAACTCGATTCTAAGCAGCAGGCTCTAATTCTAGGTCATGCTGTTCCCATGCCGGTGGTCGTCCAAACTCGTCCCTACGATCAAAAATTTTATACTGAAGTTGGTGAAACCGCTTGGGAAGATATCCCCGATGAAGATATTTTTGGGGCAGAAGAAGCAGCAATGAGCGATTTAGGGTTTTAG
- a CDS encoding PAS domain S-box protein — protein MSRSQHDWIEGYTIFLQEYLQEGRLSPEIGDWIQEAIAAQIPLSTLFQWHHHSLFQFLQQDLNPEHWPPLLEKAATFQSHNFSLYNLKKSLNYPVVGPVLDQESVNIPSKEQELKLRENTEFEHLISSMCTQFMWLDFRELDREIETAIGRLAQHYQCDRAYLFQLGGDRQMAQLRCQWYAPDISPLPPLWHQIPVEFTPWWMKHLNEHQAIPIHSLQDFPPEAKAEHAIASAIQAQSLLLLPLIDNDQLIGYLGFSTIRQSKIWGKDCIKQLKLASELLTCTLKRKQVELTLEHLHEQMELSIEQRTQELQDVNSQLQAEIRERHQIENALRQSEVRFRHIFEDSPLGIAILNTEYGLERVNLSLCRMLGYSALELQSVNLVDLLHPDDRDLTHTLLNRLMKGEIPSFQIKQRCIHQSQEFLWVKVIASVISTSDSLVKSSQVSPTYGILIVENITERKQADETLKLIQFTLNRVMDSVLLIDAHGQLIYVNDRACQTLDYRRDQLLRMNIGEIDLSCRTSPWKEFWNQVKSSGFMRVDSVYQSQSGVEIPVEINFNFFQYQGLEYSCAIARDLRDRQKAEAALEKSQHLLAASQKAAGLGSWEFDLLTQEIFWSDEVFRIFGQDPTWEKPPTYSQHIRQYHPHDRAQFQQVIQQAISEGIDYDFELRILRSSGDVRTVWTQGQPIFNDRGEVIKLFGLIQDITARKQVELALKDNEMRYRTLVSHIPGIIYRCLPNQDWTVEFINDAIEDIISYSADDMMSRMVPGLAILLHPEDLPWVREQVKFALAQHAPFELEYRMIARDGTIHWVYEKGKGVWNEQEELVYLDGAIFDVSDRKQAEAQLKASLAEKEVLLREIHHRVKNNLNIIYSLLDMQSRQVSDPGLNDLLLDSQKRLKTMALIHEKLYCSKSISRIDFAEYIHSLVLSISASYRMQSHQINLEIEADPVQLTIETAIPTGLIINELVTNALKHAFPGDREGTVWIEFREIDHGQLDLKIIDNGIGLSSGVSGQQSPSLGMRLVSILADQLDADLEVQNNNGTGFHLRFEQCS, from the coding sequence ATGTCGAGGTCACAACACGATTGGATAGAGGGTTATACCATCTTCCTTCAGGAGTATCTACAAGAGGGGCGATTATCTCCTGAAATTGGAGACTGGATACAGGAGGCGATCGCCGCCCAAATTCCCCTATCCACCCTATTTCAGTGGCATCATCACAGTTTATTCCAGTTTCTGCAACAGGATCTCAACCCCGAACATTGGCCGCCGTTACTCGAAAAAGCCGCAACATTTCAGAGCCACAATTTCAGTCTTTACAACCTCAAGAAAAGTCTAAACTATCCGGTTGTTGGGCCAGTCTTAGACCAAGAAAGCGTCAATATTCCCAGTAAAGAACAAGAACTTAAGCTCAGAGAAAATACGGAGTTTGAGCATTTAATCAGTAGCATGTGTACCCAGTTTATGTGGTTAGACTTCCGGGAACTCGATCGAGAAATAGAAACCGCTATTGGTCGTTTAGCTCAACATTATCAGTGCGATCGCGCTTATCTGTTTCAATTGGGGGGCGATCGCCAGATGGCCCAACTGCGCTGTCAGTGGTATGCTCCTGACATTAGTCCCTTACCCCCGCTCTGGCATCAAATTCCCGTAGAATTTACCCCTTGGTGGATGAAACACCTGAACGAACACCAAGCCATCCCCATCCATTCTTTACAGGATTTTCCGCCAGAAGCCAAAGCTGAACACGCGATCGCCTCCGCGATCCAAGCTCAATCTTTACTCCTACTTCCCCTCATCGATAACGATCAGTTAATTGGATATCTAGGATTTTCCACCATTCGACAGTCGAAAATCTGGGGAAAAGATTGCATTAAACAACTTAAATTGGCCAGTGAATTACTGACCTGCACCCTAAAGCGAAAACAGGTAGAACTCACCTTAGAACATCTCCATGAACAGATGGAATTATCGATTGAGCAGCGTACCCAAGAACTGCAAGATGTGAACTCTCAACTTCAAGCCGAAATTCGAGAACGGCATCAGATTGAAAATGCCCTACGCCAAAGTGAAGTGCGATTTCGTCATATCTTTGAAGACTCTCCCCTAGGAATTGCCATTCTCAATACTGAGTATGGCTTAGAACGAGTTAATCTATCCTTGTGCCGGATGTTAGGCTACTCTGCCTTAGAGTTGCAATCCGTCAACTTAGTCGATTTACTCCATCCTGACGATCGAGACTTAACTCACACCCTCCTCAATCGGTTGATGAAGGGTGAAATTCCTTCTTTTCAGATTAAGCAACGTTGTATTCATCAGAGTCAAGAATTTTTGTGGGTCAAAGTCATTGCTTCAGTCATTTCCACCTCTGATTCCTTGGTAAAATCTTCGCAAGTCAGTCCTACCTATGGAATTCTCATCGTTGAAAATATCACTGAGCGAAAACAGGCTGATGAAACCCTAAAGTTAATTCAATTTACCCTTAATCGGGTGATGGATTCTGTCTTGCTTATTGATGCTCACGGTCAACTCATTTATGTCAACGATCGCGCCTGTCAAACCTTAGATTATCGCCGCGATCAATTATTACGGATGAATATCGGGGAAATTGATCTTTCTTGCCGCACGTCTCCTTGGAAGGAGTTTTGGAATCAGGTGAAATCCTCCGGATTTATGCGTGTTGATTCCGTCTATCAGAGCCAATCTGGTGTAGAGATTCCTGTAGAAATTAATTTCAATTTCTTTCAGTATCAAGGATTAGAGTATAGCTGTGCGATCGCTCGAGATTTGCGCGATCGCCAAAAAGCAGAAGCTGCTCTAGAGAAAAGTCAACACCTGCTGGCTGCATCCCAGAAGGCTGCTGGGTTAGGGAGTTGGGAGTTTGATCTGCTCACCCAAGAAATTTTTTGGTCGGATGAAGTGTTCCGCATTTTTGGCCAAGATCCCACCTGGGAGAAACCCCCAACCTATTCTCAACATATTCGACAATATCACCCTCACGATCGGGCCCAATTTCAACAGGTCATTCAACAGGCAATTTCGGAGGGAATAGACTACGATTTCGAGTTACGCATTCTTCGGTCTTCGGGTGACGTTCGTACGGTTTGGACCCAAGGACAACCCATTTTTAACGATCGCGGAGAGGTCATTAAACTCTTTGGACTCATTCAAGATATTACGGCTCGGAAACAGGTGGAATTAGCCCTGAAAGATAACGAAATGCGCTATCGTACCCTAGTCTCTCACATTCCAGGAATTATTTATCGCTGTTTACCCAATCAAGATTGGACAGTAGAATTTATCAATGATGCCATTGAAGATATCATCAGTTATAGCGCGGATGACATGATGTCTCGGATGGTGCCGGGGTTAGCTATCTTGCTTCATCCTGAAGATTTACCTTGGGTACGAGAGCAGGTTAAGTTCGCTCTAGCTCAACACGCTCCCTTTGAGCTAGAGTATCGGATGATAGCCCGTGATGGTACGATCCATTGGGTTTATGAGAAGGGTAAAGGAGTATGGAATGAGCAAGAGGAGCTAGTTTATCTCGATGGTGCCATCTTTGATGTGAGCGATCGCAAACAAGCCGAAGCACAACTCAAAGCGTCCTTAGCGGAAAAAGAAGTTTTGCTCCGGGAAATCCACCACCGAGTCAAAAATAATCTTAACATCATCTATAGTTTACTCGACATGCAATCTCGACAAGTCAGCGATCCAGGCTTGAATGATTTGTTACTCGATAGCCAGAAACGCCTCAAAACCATGGCTTTAATTCATGAGAAGCTCTATTGCTCCAAGAGTATCTCTCGCATTGATTTTGCTGAATACATCCATAGTTTGGTTCTCAGTATTTCCGCCTCCTATCGGATGCAATCTCATCAGATTAACTTAGAAATTGAAGCCGATCCCGTACAACTAACTATAGAAACCGCTATTCCGACCGGTTTAATCATCAATGAATTAGTCACCAATGCCTTAAAACATGCCTTTCCAGGCGATCGAGAGGGAACCGTGTGGATTGAATTCCGTGAAATTGACCATGGACAACTGGATTTAAAGATCATTGATAATGGGATAGGACTATCGTCTGGGGTGAGTGGGCAACAATCCCCTTCCCTTGGAATGCGTTTAGTGTCTATTCTAGCCGATCAGTTAGATGCCGATCTTGAAGTGCAGAATAATAATGGAACAGGTTTTCACTTAAGATTTGAACAATGTTCTTAA